The Sorangiineae bacterium MSr11367 genome window below encodes:
- a CDS encoding NUDIX hydrolase — protein MNFSYLGALPKGALKVLYEVARHLLRRPVVGIVIAAHTRDGRWLLIRRADTGTWAMPGGTLEWGETLRSTMVRELLEETGVRGPVFERLVGVFSRPDRDIRFHAVNVLVRCEIEPPETSETRASSEVNPLEIREVRLFREDEVPRPLAMGLDDLFDLARRAESKDAILE, from the coding sequence ATGAACTTCTCTTATTTGGGAGCGCTGCCCAAAGGCGCGTTGAAGGTCCTCTACGAGGTGGCGCGGCATCTGCTGCGGCGCCCGGTGGTGGGCATCGTCATTGCGGCGCACACGCGCGATGGGCGGTGGTTGCTCATCCGTCGCGCGGACACGGGAACGTGGGCGATGCCGGGTGGTACGTTGGAGTGGGGCGAGACCTTGCGCAGCACCATGGTGCGTGAGTTGCTCGAGGAGACGGGGGTGCGCGGGCCGGTGTTCGAGCGGCTCGTGGGCGTCTTCTCGCGTCCCGATCGCGATATCCGCTTTCATGCGGTGAACGTGCTGGTCCGTTGCGAGATCGAGCCGCCCGAGACCAGCGAAACCAGAGCGAGCAGCGAGGTGAACCCTCTGGAGATCCGCGAGGTGCGGCTTTTCCGCGAGGACGAGGTGCCGCGGCCTCTGGCGATGGGCCTGGATGATTTGTTCGACCTGGCGCGTCGAGCCGAATCGAAGGACGCCATTCTGGAGTAA
- a CDS encoding ribonuclease H-like domain-containing protein, which translates to MSLRSKLSRLSVPEPEAEPEVAPIAPPASNTLDQLRAKMNAILERSGMEKRPAPRAVDTDDLPFASIETDSGLLHVRNFRLSPAHRTGRAPLLPARDASTELLALLALDPSLQACQLGGALYLDTETTGLSGGTGTVAFLVGLAFWEGGDFVVEQLLVRELGEEAPMLERVAMRLQKATMIVTFNGKAFDMPLLRTRFVMNRIAPPENLPHLDLLHVARRLHRPRGITCRLTNIEREILGFERDNDVDSADVSACYFHFLRTGDGSALRRVVEHNSWDVVSMAALVGLYGEPLEGSQLDPEDLVGVARTLKRAGAMDGAAAAAETAIRRGAGHESIRVRAEIAKARGDRARALLDYSALAEKIDCDRVRLELAKLYEHYVKEPARALALVEQGTGESEPSRRHRAARLTRKARDQGLGVRDKGRGTASLFRDRP; encoded by the coding sequence GTGTCACTGCGTTCCAAGCTGAGTCGGCTGAGTGTGCCAGAGCCCGAGGCGGAGCCGGAAGTCGCACCGATCGCGCCGCCGGCCTCGAATACGCTCGACCAGCTGCGCGCGAAGATGAACGCCATCCTCGAGCGAAGCGGCATGGAGAAACGGCCAGCGCCGCGGGCGGTGGACACCGACGATCTTCCCTTCGCGAGCATCGAGACCGATTCGGGCCTTTTGCACGTGCGCAACTTCCGGCTCTCGCCAGCGCACCGCACGGGCCGGGCGCCATTGCTTCCGGCGCGGGATGCCAGCACGGAGCTCCTGGCCTTGCTCGCCCTCGATCCATCGCTCCAGGCTTGCCAGCTGGGCGGCGCGCTGTACCTGGACACCGAGACCACGGGCCTCAGCGGGGGCACCGGCACGGTGGCGTTTCTCGTGGGATTGGCCTTCTGGGAGGGTGGCGACTTCGTCGTGGAGCAGCTCCTCGTGCGCGAGCTCGGGGAAGAGGCGCCCATGCTCGAGCGCGTGGCCATGCGGCTGCAGAAGGCGACCATGATTGTCACCTTCAACGGCAAAGCCTTCGACATGCCGCTTTTGCGCACGCGCTTCGTCATGAACCGCATCGCGCCCCCGGAGAATCTCCCGCACCTCGATTTGCTGCACGTGGCGCGGAGGCTCCACAGGCCGCGGGGCATCACCTGCCGATTGACCAACATCGAGCGCGAGATCCTCGGATTCGAGCGCGACAACGACGTCGACTCGGCCGACGTGAGCGCTTGTTATTTCCACTTCCTCCGCACCGGCGACGGCAGCGCCTTGCGCCGGGTGGTCGAGCACAACTCGTGGGACGTCGTTTCGATGGCGGCGCTGGTCGGTCTCTACGGGGAACCGCTCGAGGGCTCGCAGCTCGATCCGGAGGATCTGGTCGGCGTGGCCCGCACCCTGAAGCGTGCGGGGGCCATGGATGGTGCGGCCGCGGCGGCGGAGACGGCCATTCGGCGCGGGGCCGGGCACGAATCCATCCGGGTGCGCGCGGAGATCGCCAAGGCCCGCGGCGACCGGGCACGGGCGCTCCTCGATTACAGCGCGCTGGCCGAGAAAATCGATTGCGACCGGGTCCGGCTGGAGTTGGCCAAGTTGTACGAGCACTACGTCAAGGAGCCGGCACGGGCACTCGCCCTGGTCGAACAGGGGACCGGCGAGTCGGAGCCCTCGCGACGGCACCGTGCCGCACGTCTCACGCGCAAGGCGAGGGATCAGGGGTTAGGGGTTAGGGATAAAGGAAGAGGAACGGCGAGCCTTTTTCGCGATCGTCCCTAA